A single window of Archangium gephyra DNA harbors:
- a CDS encoding non-ribosomal peptide synthetase translates to MAPIRFQSSPDAGRSRAVVASPGQRRLWFLDQMERHNPFHNQLAAVELHGALDDVALEQALRALVREHEILRTRFTAVGGQPYQFAELDMPVPLARVDLRALTPAERAEKQAQWMRDEARFAFDLEQGPLLRATLLRLGEQEHVLLLALHQMICDPDTVPMLVDGLVARYEAGGRELTAPVPQYAAFAERQEQWLRSSEAREQVEAWRRRLAGAPQVVTLPTDHLRPGVQTYSGATLHAQLPGEFVQELSALARDEGTRLFDVLLAALQVVLHRYADQAEPCIGTPSSLRDAHSDGALGSFGNLIVLRGDLRADPTFRALLTQAHQRRLEALQGAQLPFEHLVEALQVERSLVYTPCFQVTFALQEAPARTWELPGLRLRLRPLDPDFARYDLSLVASATEHGLDLAFTYNTDLFEAATLRRLQGHYVNVLRQAVEAPRRRVSELSLMSEPERTQVLREWNATAADYPREHCIHELIAEHARLRPEAVALTHGQERLTYGELERRANQVAHELARLGVGPERLVGLCMERSPESIVGLLGILKAGGVYLPLDPAYPRERLRYMLRDSGATVLLTQERLLERMPSMSLSVLVLDRDREALEAHSPLPPAPPLTSANAAYVIYTSGSTGKPKGVLLSHRGLVNHATSLRHTYRLTPADRVLQCASISFDVSLEEIFPTLVSGAALVQLPFERLPSVSEFLRMVEQEALTVLNVPTAYWHEWVAEATFTRTLPPPGVRLVIVGGERASPEQLSAWRALTGERGGWINAYGPTEATITSTLFALAPDSPEMDAHVGIPIGRPIANTRVYVLDRHGRPVPPGVPGELYLGGEGLARGYLGRPELTAERFVPDHLSGELGARLYRTGDLASYLPDGALRFWGRVDHQVKVRGFRIELGEIEAHLEEHPAVREAVAVVREDVAGQPRIVAYVVPESAGEAWGASVDTQALNAEQVSQWQVLYDDAYNRAADEEDAEFNTASWNSSYTGEPISDEEMKEYVDHTLARLRELEPRRALEIGCGTGLLLVRLAPHCELFTGADFAQGALRGLQRYVDRQGKNLGQIQLLHRAADDFTGIAPGSHDTVIINSVLQHFPTVDYLVKVLEGSVATVGPSGRIFVGDVRSLPLLESFALSVELFRAQDSMTVEQLLQGVQRRVAQDNELVVDPGFFLALQTHLPQIRRVDIHLKRGLLSNELSRFRYDVVLHVGEAAEPQELPTGLDWKLGGLTVEKLRQLLKEERPERLRVTRIPNTRMRDILAVREVLERDEAPATVGELRARLQQQPALPAVHPEELWALGEEFPYSVNLCWSGGEVDGAFELRLVRHGAAPASASAAQELVDPKPWRAYTNQPLLAALSRQLAPLLREYLAQSLPEYMVPAAILNLEALPRTPNGKVDRKALPAPLQSGLPRTGAVEAPRNPIEEMVAGIWAEVLGGGPFGLHDSFFELGGHSLLATQVISRVSRHFGVELPLHALFDKPTISGLAELITASLRAARGVQPTPLQAAPRGQPLPASFAQQRLWFLQQLAPGSVSYTMPFALELKGKLEVPALEQALRHLVHRHESLRTTFTVKGDELFQVVGEAPSSLPLPLVDLAALAEPERQARLREQTEAQVRTPFELERGPLLRQCLVKLDEQEHVLLLTMHHIISDGWSMGVLVRELRQLYEALSAQREPGLGELPLQYADYALWQRQWLRGEVLERQISYWKQQLADVPTLELPTDRPRSATSARGATIERSVLPAALVEQIHALCRREGVTLFMSLLAGFQVLLSRYSGQRDFAIGTPIANRNRSELEGLVGFFVNTLALRTQLSGRSTSRELLQQVRAMSLEAYAHQDIPFEQVVEAVRPERQLERHPLFQVMFAVQNAPLELHAMGGVELKFHELGTGAAKFDLIFTAEQLEQGLTLSMEYATGLFDAATIQRMLGHFQVLMEGLVSNPETPLASLPLLTPEERQRLLVEWNSTSTSYPADSSIHSLFSLQASLHPDSLALEFDSERLTYAQLEARSNQLAHHLRSLGVGPDCLVALFLERSASLFVSMLAALKAGGAYLPLDTSYPKERLALMLRDARPRLLLTSEALAASLPPSDVPTVLLDSVSLSSLPSSPPPSSTLPLHLAYVIYTSGSTGQPKGISIPHRAVVRLVRNTAYHSFASDERIAQLSNASFDAATFEVWGALLNGGTLVGLPRDVILSPDAFAEQLASKHITSLFITSALFNQVAQLAPTAFTHLRSVLAGGDRVDPSSARKVLQHGPPQRLLNGYGPTENTTFSTWHHIQDVPESAANIPIGIPLSNSTAYVLDASLQPVPVGVPGELYVGGDGLARGYLAQPALTAERFVPHPFSASPGERLYRTGDIVRQLPSGAIEFLGRADTQVKIRGFRIEPSEVEAVLLRHSSVRECVVLAREDSPGDRRLVAYAVPHAGLTLEASALRAHLQQTLPEYMVPSAFVLLEALPITPNGKVDRKALPVPDASQFTSEDYVAPRDHIEALLASLFAQVLGLPRVGIHDHFFALGGHSLLATRVTSRIREALHVEVPLRALFSSPTVAGLAEHVRQAKSASLPPLLPAPRNAALPLSFSQQRLWLVDQMQPGSPAYNIPFALHLSGALQPEVLHQSLEALTQRHESLRTSFPTVNGQPVQHVAPQLELPLPLVDLSELPEPSRSQRLQELLTAEARKPFDLRRAPLLRCTLLRLSASEHVLLLTMHHIVTDGWSLDVLFRELGALYAAFSSQQSSPLPALPLQYADFSLWQRQWLQGDSLERQLSFWKQQLADLPHLELPTDRPRPALRSHRGATSSFLLPPSLSSSLHALCQREGVTPFMALLATFQVLLSRYSGQRDFAVGSPIAGRTRTELEGLVGFFVNTLVHRAHLQPGASFRQHLASVQRSTLNAYEHQDIPFEKLVEVLQPQRDSSRSPLFQVMFALQNLPAAELHLSGLTVRSLEIHDGTTRFDLELVLEERAEGLHGSFIYSTELFDEATVARMAGQFQVLLEGIVSNPDAPLSALPLLTAQERQRLLVEWNDTSTAYPADTTLHALFEQQVAQRPEATAVLFGEQKLTYAQLDARANQLAWRLRHMGVGPDALVALCLERSLELIISLLAILKAGGAYVPLDTSYPAQRLSFMLEDSRPRLLLTTRAQLAQLPAQTIPSLLLDETDTSQEPSTPPPSGATSRNLAYVDFTSGSTGRPKGVAIEHRSVARLVRSVRYAEFSAEHTFLLIAPISFDASTLEVWGPLLNGATLAVFPPQSPGDVALLAQVLAQHRVSTLHLTAGLLTHMVDSQLEAMRGLKQLLTGGDVVSPPHVRRVLEELRIPVTACYGPTESTTFTSCWRMSEPSQVGTAVPIGTPISNTQVYLLDAAFQPVPVGVPGQLYIGGDGLARGYLSQPELTAERFLPNPFSSSPGERLYHTGDLARWRADGVLEFLGRADTQVKIRGFRIEPSEVEAALLRHPSVRECIVLAHEFSAGDKRLVAYAVPHAGLTLEASALRTHLQQTLPEYMVPSAFVVLEALPLTPNGKVDRKALPAPHTGQQEEESAQEAPRNPVEELVAVLMAEVLSVPRVGLHENFFSLGGHSLLATKLVSQLRATFQVTIPLRAVFKAPTAAGLTELLLKPPADPEQLLRMAQQALAGRNAPLTAPK, encoded by the coding sequence TTGGCCCCCATCAGATTCCAGAGCTCCCCGGACGCGGGCCGCTCCCGTGCAGTTGTCGCCTCCCCGGGTCAGAGGCGCCTGTGGTTCCTGGATCAGATGGAGCGGCACAACCCGTTCCACAACCAGCTCGCGGCCGTGGAGCTGCATGGAGCGCTGGATGACGTGGCGCTGGAGCAGGCCCTGCGCGCGCTCGTGCGGGAGCATGAGATCCTCCGCACCCGCTTCACGGCGGTGGGGGGCCAGCCGTACCAGTTCGCCGAGCTGGACATGCCCGTGCCGCTGGCCAGGGTGGACCTGCGCGCCCTGACGCCAGCCGAGCGAGCGGAGAAGCAAGCGCAGTGGATGCGCGACGAGGCGCGCTTCGCGTTCGACCTGGAGCAGGGGCCACTGCTGCGTGCGACGCTCTTGCGGTTGGGCGAGCAGGAGCACGTCCTGCTGCTCGCTCTGCACCAGATGATCTGCGATCCCGACACCGTGCCCATGCTGGTGGACGGGCTGGTGGCGCGCTACGAGGCGGGCGGTAGGGAGTTGACGGCGCCCGTGCCGCAATACGCCGCGTTCGCCGAACGCCAGGAGCAGTGGCTGCGCTCCTCCGAGGCGCGCGAGCAGGTGGAGGCCTGGCGGCGGAGGCTCGCCGGGGCGCCGCAGGTCGTCACCCTCCCCACGGATCACCTCCGGCCGGGCGTGCAGACCTACTCCGGCGCCACCCTGCACGCCCAGCTGCCCGGGGAGTTCGTGCAGGAGCTGTCGGCACTCGCCCGAGACGAGGGCACCCGCCTCTTCGACGTGCTGCTCGCCGCGCTGCAGGTGGTGCTCCACCGCTACGCCGATCAGGCCGAGCCGTGCATTGGCACTCCCTCCAGCCTGCGTGACGCGCACAGTGACGGGGCGCTCGGCTCTTTCGGCAACCTGATCGTCCTGCGAGGAGATCTGCGCGCGGATCCCACCTTCCGCGCGCTGTTGACGCAAGCCCACCAGAGGCGCCTCGAGGCACTCCAGGGGGCGCAACTCCCCTTCGAGCACCTGGTCGAGGCGCTCCAGGTGGAGCGCAGCCTGGTGTACACGCCGTGCTTCCAGGTCACGTTCGCGTTGCAGGAGGCGCCCGCGCGCACCTGGGAGCTGCCCGGCCTGCGCCTGCGCCTGCGGCCCCTGGATCCGGACTTCGCCCGCTATGATCTCTCCCTGGTGGCGAGTGCCACGGAGCACGGGCTGGACCTCGCCTTCACCTACAACACGGATCTCTTCGAGGCCGCCACCCTGCGGCGTCTGCAGGGGCACTATGTGAACGTGCTGCGGCAGGCGGTGGAGGCTCCGCGGCGACGCGTCTCGGAGCTGTCGCTGATGTCCGAGCCGGAGCGGACGCAGGTGCTGCGCGAGTGGAACGCCACCGCGGCGGATTACCCGCGCGAGCACTGCATCCATGAGCTGATCGCCGAGCATGCGCGACTGAGGCCGGAGGCCGTGGCCCTCACCCATGGCCAGGAGCGGTTGACGTACGGCGAGCTGGAGCGCCGGGCCAACCAGGTGGCGCACGAGCTGGCGCGCCTGGGCGTGGGGCCCGAGCGCCTGGTGGGCCTGTGCATGGAGCGCTCGCCGGAGTCGATCGTCGGGCTGCTCGGCATCTTGAAGGCGGGAGGTGTGTACCTGCCGTTGGATCCCGCCTACCCGCGGGAGCGGCTGCGCTACATGCTGCGGGACTCGGGCGCCACGGTGCTGCTCACCCAGGAGCGCCTCCTGGAGCGAATGCCCTCCATGAGCCTGAGCGTGCTGGTGCTGGATCGAGACCGGGAGGCGCTGGAGGCACACAGCCCGCTGCCGCCGGCCCCGCCGCTCACCTCCGCCAACGCCGCCTACGTCATCTACACCTCGGGCTCGACGGGCAAACCCAAGGGCGTGCTGCTGTCGCACCGCGGCCTCGTCAACCACGCCACGTCCCTGCGCCACACCTACCGGCTGACGCCGGCGGATCGCGTGCTGCAGTGCGCCTCCATCAGCTTCGACGTGTCGCTGGAGGAGATCTTCCCCACCCTGGTCAGCGGAGCGGCGCTGGTGCAGCTGCCCTTCGAGCGCCTGCCCTCGGTGTCCGAGTTCCTGCGGATGGTGGAGCAGGAGGCGCTCACGGTGCTCAACGTGCCCACGGCGTACTGGCACGAGTGGGTGGCCGAGGCCACCTTCACCCGCACGCTCCCGCCTCCCGGGGTACGGCTGGTCATCGTCGGTGGCGAGCGGGCCTCGCCGGAGCAGCTCTCCGCGTGGCGGGCGCTCACGGGGGAGCGGGGCGGGTGGATCAACGCCTACGGCCCCACCGAGGCGACCATCACCTCCACGCTCTTCGCGCTGGCCCCGGACAGCCCGGAGATGGACGCGCACGTGGGCATCCCCATCGGGCGCCCCATCGCCAACACCCGCGTCTACGTGCTCGACAGGCACGGGCGGCCCGTGCCGCCAGGCGTGCCGGGCGAGCTCTACCTCGGTGGCGAGGGTCTGGCCCGCGGCTACCTGGGCCGCCCGGAGCTCACCGCCGAGCGCTTCGTGCCGGATCACCTCAGCGGAGAGTTGGGCGCGCGCCTGTACCGGACGGGAGACCTGGCCAGCTACCTGCCGGACGGCGCTCTGCGCTTCTGGGGGCGGGTGGATCACCAGGTGAAGGTGCGCGGCTTCCGCATCGAGCTGGGTGAGATCGAAGCGCACCTGGAGGAGCACCCGGCGGTCCGCGAGGCGGTGGCGGTGGTGCGCGAGGACGTGGCGGGCCAGCCACGGATCGTGGCCTACGTGGTGCCGGAGTCCGCGGGCGAGGCCTGGGGCGCCAGCGTCGACACGCAGGCGCTCAACGCCGAGCAGGTCTCCCAGTGGCAGGTCCTCTACGACGACGCCTACAACCGCGCCGCGGACGAGGAGGACGCCGAGTTCAACACCGCGAGCTGGAACAGCAGCTACACGGGCGAGCCCATTTCCGACGAGGAGATGAAGGAGTACGTGGATCATACCCTCGCGCGGCTGCGGGAGCTCGAGCCGCGGCGGGCGCTGGAGATCGGGTGTGGCACGGGCCTGCTGCTGGTCCGGCTGGCGCCGCACTGCGAGCTGTTCACCGGCGCGGACTTCGCCCAGGGGGCGCTGCGCGGGCTCCAGCGGTACGTGGACCGGCAGGGCAAGAACCTGGGACAGATCCAGCTGCTGCACCGGGCCGCGGACGACTTCACGGGCATTGCCCCCGGCTCGCATGACACCGTCATCATCAACTCGGTGCTGCAGCACTTCCCCACGGTGGACTACCTGGTGAAGGTGCTGGAGGGCAGCGTGGCCACGGTGGGGCCGAGCGGCCGCATCTTCGTGGGAGACGTGCGCAGCCTGCCGCTGCTGGAGTCCTTCGCGCTCTCCGTGGAGCTGTTCCGGGCGCAGGACTCCATGACGGTGGAGCAGCTCCTGCAAGGTGTGCAGCGGCGCGTGGCCCAGGACAATGAGCTGGTGGTGGATCCCGGCTTCTTCCTCGCGCTGCAGACCCACCTGCCGCAGATCCGGCGCGTGGACATCCACCTCAAGCGAGGCCTGCTCTCCAACGAGCTGTCGCGCTTCCGCTACGACGTGGTGCTGCACGTGGGAGAGGCGGCCGAGCCGCAGGAGCTGCCCACGGGCCTGGACTGGAAGCTCGGCGGACTGACGGTGGAGAAGCTGCGGCAGCTCCTGAAGGAAGAGAGGCCGGAGCGGCTGCGGGTGACGCGAATCCCCAACACGCGCATGAGGGACATCCTCGCCGTGCGCGAGGTGCTCGAGCGGGACGAGGCGCCGGCCACCGTGGGCGAGCTGCGCGCGCGGTTGCAGCAGCAGCCGGCGCTGCCCGCCGTCCACCCGGAGGAGCTGTGGGCCCTGGGGGAGGAGTTCCCCTACAGCGTGAATCTGTGCTGGTCAGGTGGGGAGGTGGACGGCGCCTTCGAGCTGAGGCTCGTCCGGCACGGGGCGGCCCCGGCGAGTGCGTCGGCGGCACAGGAGCTCGTCGACCCGAAGCCCTGGCGCGCCTACACCAACCAGCCCCTGCTGGCGGCCTTGTCCCGCCAGCTCGCGCCCCTGCTGCGGGAGTACCTCGCGCAGAGCCTGCCGGAGTACATGGTGCCCGCGGCCATCCTCAACCTGGAGGCGCTGCCGCGCACGCCCAACGGCAAGGTGGACCGCAAGGCACTCCCCGCCCCCCTCCAGTCCGGCCTGCCACGCACGGGGGCCGTGGAGGCGCCGCGCAATCCCATCGAGGAGATGGTGGCCGGCATCTGGGCCGAGGTGCTCGGCGGCGGCCCGTTCGGCCTGCACGACAGCTTCTTCGAGCTGGGCGGCCACTCGCTGCTGGCCACGCAGGTCATCTCCCGCGTGAGCCGTCACTTCGGCGTGGAGTTGCCGCTGCACGCCCTCTTCGACAAGCCCACCATCTCCGGGCTGGCGGAGCTCATCACCGCCTCGCTGCGGGCCGCCCGCGGGGTGCAGCCCACGCCTCTGCAGGCCGCGCCACGGGGTCAGCCCCTGCCGGCCTCCTTCGCCCAGCAGCGCCTGTGGTTCCTCCAGCAGCTCGCCCCGGGGAGCGTCTCCTACACCATGCCCTTCGCCCTGGAGCTCAAGGGCAAGCTGGAGGTCCCGGCGCTGGAGCAGGCGTTGCGACACCTCGTGCACAGGCACGAGTCCTTGCGCACCACCTTCACCGTCAAGGGAGACGAGCTGTTCCAGGTGGTGGGCGAGGCCCCCTCCTCCCTGCCCCTGCCGCTCGTGGATCTGGCGGCGTTGGCGGAGCCCGAGCGCCAGGCGCGGCTGCGGGAGCAGACCGAGGCCCAGGTGCGCACCCCCTTCGAATTGGAGCGGGGGCCGCTGTTGCGCCAGTGCTTGGTGAAGCTCGATGAGCAGGAGCACGTGCTGCTGCTGACGATGCACCACATCATCTCGGACGGCTGGTCCATGGGTGTGCTGGTGCGCGAGCTGAGGCAGCTCTACGAGGCGCTCAGTGCGCAGCGGGAGCCTGGGCTCGGGGAGCTGCCGCTGCAGTACGCCGACTACGCCCTCTGGCAGCGCCAATGGCTGCGGGGCGAGGTGCTCGAGCGTCAGATCTCCTACTGGAAGCAACAGCTCGCGGACGTCCCCACGTTGGAGCTGCCCACCGACAGGCCGCGCTCGGCCACGTCAGCGCGAGGCGCCACCATCGAGCGCAGCGTCCTGCCCGCGGCGCTGGTCGAGCAGATCCACGCGCTGTGCCGCCGGGAGGGCGTCACCCTTTTCATGAGCCTGCTGGCCGGCTTCCAGGTGCTGCTCTCGCGCTACAGCGGGCAGCGGGACTTCGCCATCGGCACGCCCATCGCCAACCGCAACCGCTCCGAGCTGGAGGGCCTGGTCGGCTTCTTCGTCAACACGCTGGCGCTGCGCACCCAGCTCTCGGGCCGCTCCACCTCCCGCGAGCTGCTCCAGCAGGTCCGCGCCATGTCCTTGGAGGCCTATGCCCACCAGGACATCCCCTTCGAGCAGGTCGTCGAGGCCGTCCGCCCCGAGCGCCAGCTGGAGCGCCACCCTCTCTTCCAGGTGATGTTCGCCGTCCAGAACGCACCGCTCGAGCTGCATGCCATGGGCGGCGTGGAGTTGAAGTTCCACGAGCTGGGCACAGGCGCCGCCAAGTTCGATCTGATCTTCACGGCCGAGCAGCTCGAGCAGGGGCTGACCCTCTCGATGGAGTACGCCACCGGCTTGTTCGACGCCGCCACCATCCAGCGCATGCTGGGGCACTTCCAGGTGCTGATGGAGGGCCTCGTCTCCAACCCGGAGACGCCCCTCGCCTCGCTGCCCCTGCTCACCCCCGAGGAGCGCCAGCGCCTGCTGGTCGAGTGGAACTCCACTTCCACTTCCTACCCCGCTGACTCCTCCATCCACTCCCTCTTCTCCCTCCAGGCCTCCCTCCACCCCGACTCCCTCGCCCTGGAGTTCGACTCCGAGCGCCTCACCTACGCTCAGCTCGAGGCTCGCTCCAACCAGCTCGCTCACCACCTGCGCTCCCTGGGCGTCGGCCCCGACTGCCTCGTCGCCCTCTTCCTCGAGCGCTCCGCCTCCCTCTTCGTCTCCATGCTCGCCGCCCTCAAGGCCGGCGGCGCCTACCTCCCCCTCGACACCTCCTATCCCAAGGAGCGCCTGGCCCTGATGCTCAGGGATGCCCGGCCTCGCCTCCTGCTCACCTCCGAGGCCCTCGCCGCCTCCCTTCCGCCCTCCGACGTCCCCACCGTCCTTCTCGACTCCGTTTCTCTCTCCTCCCTCCCCTCTTCTCCTCCTCCCTCCTCCACCCTCCCCCTCCACCTCGCCTACGTCATCTACACCTCGGGCTCCACCGGCCAGCCCAAGGGCATCTCCATTCCCCACCGCGCCGTCGTCCGCCTCGTCCGCAACACCGCCTACCACTCCTTCGCCTCCGACGAGCGCATCGCCCAGCTCTCCAACGCCTCCTTCGACGCCGCTACCTTCGAAGTCTGGGGCGCTCTGCTCAACGGCGGCACGCTCGTGGGCCTGCCTCGCGACGTCATCCTCTCCCCCGACGCCTTCGCCGAGCAGCTCGCCTCCAAGCACATCACCTCGCTCTTCATCACCAGCGCCCTCTTCAACCAGGTCGCCCAGCTCGCACCCACCGCCTTCACCCACCTTCGCTCCGTCCTCGCCGGCGGCGATCGTGTCGACCCGTCCAGCGCCCGCAAGGTGCTCCAGCACGGCCCTCCCCAGCGCTTGCTCAACGGCTACGGGCCCACGGAGAACACCACCTTCAGCACCTGGCACCACATCCAGGACGTCCCCGAGAGCGCCGCCAACATCCCCATCGGCATTCCCCTCTCCAACTCCACCGCCTACGTCCTCGACGCCTCTCTCCAACCGGTCCCCGTCGGCGTCCCTGGTGAGCTCTATGTCGGCGGTGACGGGCTTGCCCGCGGCTACCTCGCCCAGCCCGCGCTCACCGCGGAGCGCTTCGTTCCCCACCCCTTCTCTGCTTCCCCTGGCGAGCGCCTCTACCGCACCGGTGACATCGTCCGTCAGCTCCCCTCCGGCGCCATCGAGTTCCTCGGCCGCGCCGACACGCAGGTGAAGATTCGCGGCTTCCGCATCGAGCCCTCCGAGGTGGAGGCGGTTCTCCTGCGGCACTCCTCCGTGCGCGAGTGCGTCGTCCTGGCTCGTGAGGACTCCCCCGGTGACAGGCGCCTGGTCGCCTATGCCGTTCCTCACGCCGGCCTCACCCTCGAGGCCTCCGCGCTGCGCGCGCACCTGCAGCAGACACTCCCCGAGTACATGGTGCCCTCCGCCTTCGTGCTGCTGGAGGCGCTGCCCATCACCCCCAACGGCAAGGTCGATCGCAAGGCGCTCCCGGTTCCGGACGCCTCTCAGTTCACCTCGGAGGACTACGTCGCTCCCCGCGACCACATCGAGGCGCTGCTCGCCTCCCTCTTCGCCCAGGTGCTCGGCCTGCCGCGCGTCGGCATCCACGACCACTTCTTCGCCCTCGGCGGACACTCGCTGCTCGCCACCCGTGTCACCTCGCGCATCCGCGAGGCGCTCCACGTCGAGGTGCCGCTGCGCGCCCTCTTCTCCTCGCCCACCGTGGCCGGCCTCGCCGAGCATGTGCGGCAAGCCAAGAGCGCCTCCCTCCCTCCGCTTCTCCCGGCTCCCCGCAACGCCGCCCTCCCCCTCTCCTTCTCTCAGCAGCGTCTGTGGCTCGTCGATCAGATGCAGCCGGGCAGCCCCGCCTACAACATCCCCTTCGCCCTTCACCTCTCGGGAGCGCTCCAACCCGAAGTCCTTCATCAGAGCCTCGAGGCGCTCACCCAGCGCCACGAGTCACTGCGCACCTCCTTCCCCACCGTCAACGGTCAACCCGTCCAGCACGTCGCGCCCCAGCTCGAGCTGCCCCTCCCGCTCGTTGATCTCTCCGAGCTCCCGGAGCCCTCTCGCTCCCAGCGCCTGCAGGAGTTGCTCACCGCCGAGGCTCGCAAGCCCTTTGATTTGCGCCGCGCTCCCCTGCTGCGCTGCACGCTGCTGCGCCTCTCCGCCTCCGAGCACGTGCTCCTCTTGACGATGCACCACATCGTCACCGACGGCTGGTCCCTCGACGTGCTCTTCCGTGAGCTGGGCGCCCTCTACGCCGCCTTCTCCTCCCAGCAGTCCTCGCCCCTGCCCGCCCTGCCCTTGCAGTACGCGGACTTCTCCCTCTGGCAGCGCCAGTGGCTGCAAGGCGACTCCCTCGAGCGCCAGCTCTCCTTCTGGAAGCAGCAGCTCGCCGACCTGCCTCACCTCGAGCTGCCCACCGACAGGCCCCGGCCCGCCCTCCGCTCCCACCGCGGCGCCACCTCCTCCTTCCTCCTGCCGCCCAGCCTGTCCTCCTCCCTCCATGCGCTCTGCCAGCGCGAGGGCGTCACCCCCTTCATGGCCCTGCTGGCCACCTTCCAGGTCCTGCTCTCGCGCTACAGCGGCCAGCGGGACTTCGCCGTGGGCTCGCCCATCGCGGGCCGCACCCGCACCGAGCTCGAGGGCCTCGTCGGCTTCTTCGTCAACACCCTCGTCCACCGCGCACACCTGCAGCCTGGCGCCTCCTTCCGCCAGCACCTCGCCTCCGTCCAACGCTCCACGCTCAACGCCTACGAGCACCAGGACATCCCCTTCGAGAAGCTCGTCGAGGTCCTCCAGCCCCAGCGCGACTCCAGCCGCAGCCCGCTCTTCCAGGTGATGTTCGCCCTCCAGAACCTCCCCGCGGCGGAGCTGCACCTGAGCGGCCTCACCGTCCGCTCGCTGGAGATTCATGACGGCACCACGCGCTTCGATCTCGAGCTGGTGCTCGAGGAGCGCGCGGAGGGGCTGCACGGCTCCTTCATCTACAGCACGGAGCTCTTCGACGAGGCCACGGTGGCGCGCATGGCCGGCCAATTCCAGGTGCTGCTGGAGGGCATTGTCTCCAACCCGGACGCGCCCCTCTCCGCGCTGCCCCTGCTCACCGCCCAGGAGCGCCAGCGCCTGCTGGTCGAGTGGAACGACACCTCCACCGCCTACCCCGCCGACACCACCCTCCACGCCCTCTTCGAGCAGCAGGTGGCTCAGCGCCCCGAGGCCACGGCCGTCCTCTTCGGAGAGCAGAAGCTCACCTACGCCCAGCTCGACGCGCGCGCCAACCAGCTCGCCTGGCGCTTGCGCCACATGGGCGTGGGGCCCGACGCGCTCGTCGCGCTCTGCCTGGAGCGCTCGCTGGAGCTGATCATCTCCCTGCTCGCCATCCTCAAGGCGGGTGGCGCCTACGTGCCCCTGGACACCTCCTACCCGGCACAGCGCCTCTCCTTCATGCTGGAGGACTCACGGCCCCGGCTGCTGCTCACCACCCGCGCCCAGCTCGCGCAGCTGCCCGCCCAGACGATTCCCTCGCTGCTCCTGGACGAGACGGACACGTCGCAAGAGCCCTCCACGCCGCCTCCCAGCGGAGCCACGTCGCGCAACCTGGCCTACGTGGACTTCACCTCGGGCTCCACCGGCCGTCCCAAGGGCGTCGCCATCGAGCATCGCTCCGTGGCCCGGCTCGTCCGGAGCGTCCGCTACGCCGAGTTCTCCGCCGAGCACACCTTCCTGCTCATCGCCCCCATTTCCTTCGACGCCTCCACGCTGGAGGTGTGGGGCCCGCTGCTCAACGGCGCCACGCTCGCGGTCTTCCCTCCCCAGTCCCCCGGCGACGTGGCCTTGCTGGCCCAGGTGCTCGCCCAGCACCGGGTGAGCACGCTCCACCTCACCGCCGGATTGCTCACCCACATGGTGGACTCGCAGCTCGAGGCGATGCGCGGCCTCAAGCAACTGCTCACCGGCGGGGATGTCGTCTCGCCCCCCCATGTGCGCCGTGTGCTCGAGGAGCTGCGCATCCCCGTCACCGCCTGCTACGGTCCCACGGAGAGCACCACCTTCACCTCCTGCTGGCGCATGAGCGAGCCCTCGCAGGTGGGCACCGCCGTCCCCATCGGCACGCCCATCTCCAACACCCAGGTGTACCTGTTGGACGCCGCCTTCCAGCCCGTGCCCGTCGGCGTCCCCGGGCAGCTCTACATCGGCGGCGATGGCCTGGCCCGCGGCTATCTCTCCCAGCCGGAGCTCACCGCCGAGCGCTTCCTCCCCAACCCCTTCTCCTCCTCCCCGGGGGAGCGCCTCTACCACACCGGGGATCTGGCGCGCTGGCGCGCGGACGGCGTGCTCGAGTTCCTCGGCCGCGCCGACACCCAGGTGAAGATTCGCGGCTTCCGCATCGAGCCCTCCGAGGTGGAGGCCGCCCTGCTGCGCCACCCCTCCGTGCGCGAGTGCATTGTCCTCGCCCACGAGTTCTCCGCTGGTGACAAGCGCCTGGTGGCCTACGCGGTGCCTCACGCCGGCCTCACCCTCGAGGCCTCCGCGCTGCGCACGCACCTGCAGCAGACACTCCCCGAGTACATGGTGCCTTCCGCCTTCGTGGTGCTGGAGGCGCTCCCTCTCACGCCCAACGGCAAGGTGGATCGCAAGGCACTGCCGGCTCCGCACACCGGCCAGCAGGAGGAAGAGTCCGCCCAGGAGGCGCCGCGCAACCCGGTGGAGGAGCTCGTGGCCGTGCTCATGGCCGAGGTGCTCAGCGTGCCGCGCGTGGGCCTCCACGAGAACTTCTTCTCGCTCGGTGGCCACTCCCTGCTCGCCACCAAGCTCGTCTCCCAGCTGCGCGCGACCTTCCAGGTGACCATCCCCCTGCGTGCCGTTTTCAAGGCCCCCACCGCGGCCGGCCTCACCGAACTGCTCCTCAAGCCTCCGGCGGATCCCGAGCAACTGTTGCGCATGGCGCAGCAGGCGCTGGCGGGCCGCAATGCCCCTCTGACTGCCCCCAAATAA